The window TTGGCCCGCTGAACGGGGTGGAATTCATTGAATTCCTGGCAGCCCATATGGAGCGCCACGCAAAACAGATTGAGGACGTCCGGAAATCGATTTAATATTCACACGACGATTTTTTGGGGGGAATAACACAGAGGAATGCCAATATTCAATATACTCGATTCTCTGTTATGTCAACAAGATGGTGGGTTAGAAAATTAACCCCCATTCTGGCTCTTCCCTTTTGGCACATATTCATATTAGTTTTAATAAAATTAGTCGGGGCGAGAGGATTTGAACCTCCGACCTCTTGGTCCCGAACCAAGCGCGCTAGCCGAACTGCGCTACGCCCCGATCTCGACTAATTGCGAAAGTACAATTTTACAAATCGACGAATATCTCTTAATCCGCGAATGTGGCTTTTCTCTCCGGCATATACGGTTGAAACCGGAACGAATTCAAGCCGCAATCCACCTTGACAAGCCTTGATCAATATCTCTGATTCTGTTTCATACCCCGCCGTGTCAAGCTCGACGACATTGATCAATCGTCGGGAATAGAGTCGAAAGCCGCACTGGCTGTCTTTGATGTTCTGCCCGAGTTTGAACGAGAGCAAGGCGCTGGTGATCCGGTTGCTGGCGATCCGCGGCAAAGGCATGACGCGAGGATCAAATGCACGATACCCAATAATCAAATCAGTTTGCCGCTCACGAAACGCTTGAAGGAATCGTGGAATCTCGTACGGGTCATGCTGGCCGTCGGCGTCGAGCGCCACAGCAGCGCATGCTGACGTTTGATTCTTGATGTACTCAAATGCCGTGCGTAACGCCGCGCCTTTACCGCGATTGTGCGGATGACTTATCACGCGTACCCCGGTTTGTTTCAAGCGCTGGGCCAAACCGTCCGTCGAACCGTCATCAACCACCAGAATCTGGTCATTTTGGATATAACGGCTGACGTCATGCACAACTCGGACAATCGTATCGCCAGGGTTGTATGCCGGAATCACTGCCATGATATCGCTGACAAGACTCATGGGTGATCAGCCATGCCAAATAACAATCGTGTTTGCAAAGCGACTGCTACATTAGAAAAAAAAGAGGTTTTTTGCAAGCACTTTGTTGTGATAACTTGAGAAAAATTTAGGTCTCTACGCCGTCCCCAAAAGGGGCTTTTAGAAATCAGATCGTGCAAATTCGCTATTCGACAGCCGGTTGAGCGAATCGATAATGTCATGGAGAGAAGCTATATACTGGCGCCGCAGAAATGCCAGATTTTTAATGCGTCCGAACTTGCTGCGCGGCTCATATTCACATTGGAGGCCGATTCTCGCCTCAGCCGGGGATTGCTCGCCGAGATCGAAAACCAATTGGAACAACTCGATCCCGTGCAACACGCCGCTGCGCTGCACCGGACGTAAACTGAACCGTTCGCCCTCGAGCCATTCCGTAATCTCAAATTCAACGTTTTGCGTGTGCTCTTCTGGATTCAATTGCGCCCGCCAAATGCCACCGACGCCCCGCGGGTTTCCTCGCATATGCTGCACACTTGTAACGCTCTCCACCCATCGCGGCGTGTTATCAAACGTTGAGACAATATGCCACAACCGCATGCGCGGTTGCGCCAAAATTTGAGAGATGGATAGAATCGTCATGTCTGCAAGTCCTTGCTCGTTCACGTTTGTTCATCGACTCCTCCACCCTCTCGGCTGCGCGATCACGGCGCCGGCATCCATGACACGCGCAAAATAACCCTGGCCAAAACACTAGCCCATCGCCGCGCGCTTGCGCGGGTTTTGCGTGTTTTCACTCGGAACCGCAATCTCAAACTTGACCGCCTCCGGTCCAATATTTTCACGCACAAACTTCACGAATTCCGCATTCGGCCGCACTTTCAAGCTGCGCGATTGAAAATCATAAATGGGCAAATCCTTCCCGCTCACGCGAAAATAAAGGCTGCAAACGCCTTGATGAATGCGCAAGGTTTGCGACAGCCGCTGCACCAGCATGTCATTTAATTTGTCGATTGGCATGTCGAGCAAAACTTTTTTGGGAATGGTTTGCCACGCCTCGTCGATGCTCAAAACTTTTTCAACCATGATCTTGGCGGGCTCTTCTTCATCGCGGCTCGAGGTGCGGCCGACAATCACCACGGCGTTGTCAACTTGCAATAAATCGCGATGCAAGCTCAGCGCATCACTGAAGACGATGGCCTCGGTGCTGCCGGCGTAATCTTCCAGAGTCACAAAGGCCATTTGATTGCCTTTGCGATCCAGAATCGTTTTCACATTGGTGACCATGCCGCACACCATGACTTGCACGCCGTCGCGCATGCCTTCCAAATCCTGCAAACGCTGCTTTGAAAATAGATTCACTTCCACCGCGAAACGGTCGAGCGGATGGCCGGAGAGATAAAGCCCGAGAAATTCCTTCTCGCGCTTCAAGCGTTCGTCCGGCGGCCAATCCGGAACTTCCGGCAGAGAGGGCGACATTTCCATTTCAGCGGGCGCGTCGTCGAATATGGAAACCTGGCCGCGAAACCGGTCATCTTGCTCACGCTGCGCAAAGGACGTCGCCGCATCCAGCCCGAGCAAGAGTTGATTGCGGTTCGGAGAAATCGTGTCGAACGCGCCGGCTTGCACCAGGCTTTCCAAAACTTTCTTGTTTACCACGCGCAAATCGACGCGGCTGCAAAAATCAAAAATCGAAGTGAACCTCCCTCCCTTTTGCCGAGCCGCAATTATGCTTTCAATCGCGCCCAGGCCGACGTTTTTCACCGCGCCCAGACCGTAACGGATTTTCTGATCGACCACGACGAACTCGGCCAGACTCTCATTGACATCCGGCGGCAAAACCGTCACGCCCATGCGCCGGCATTCATCGATCAACGTCACGATGCGCGAGGTATTGCTCATTTCGCTGGTCAACGTCGCCGCCATGTATTCGGCCGGGTAATGCGCTGTGAGATAAGCGGTTTGATACGCCACCAGCGAGTAACCCGCGGCATGTGACTTGTTGAAACCGTAGCCGGCAAATTTATCCATCAAATCAAAAATTTGATTGGCAATCTTCTCGGAAATGCCGCGTGCGGCTGCACCCTCGACGAATAATTTGCGCTGCTGCTGCATCAGCTCTACGATCTTCTTCCCCATCGCGCGGCGCAACAAATCCGCGCCGCCCAGCGTGAACCCGGCGAGATCGCTGGCAATGCGCATCACCTGCTCCTGATAAACGATGATGCCATACGTTTCTTTCAAAACCGGCTCGAGCAACGGATGCAAATATTCGATCGGCTTCGTGCCCTGTTTGCGTGCGATGAAATCATCGATCATGTCCATCGGCCCCGGACGATACAGCGAGTTCATGGCGATGAGATCGTCCAGGCATTGCGGCTTGAGCTTTTTGAGATATTCGCGCATGCCCGAGCTTTCGAATTGGAACAAACTGATGGTTTCGCCGTTGCCGAAAATGGCGTATGTCGCAGCATCGTCCAGCGGGAGGTTGTCGATATCAAGATCGATACCGCGCTGCTGGAGCATCTTTAAGGTTTTGTCGATCACCGTCAGCGTGCGCAGGCCGAGAAAATCCATCTTCAAAACGCCGATGGTCTCGAGCGCCTTCATATCATACTGCGTGGTGATGTCGCCGGTGTTCGATTTGTACAGCGGCGTGTAATTCGTCAACTCGTCGGGCGTGATGACGACGCCCGCCGCATGCGTCGAAGCATGCCGCGCCAATCCTTCCAGCACTTTGGCGTAATCGACAAGCTGCTTGTTGGTTTGATCGCCTTCGATGAGATCACGCAGCTCGTTGACGCTCTCCAGCGCCTTGTCAAGCGTGATGCCGATGGTCGCAGGAATCATTTTGGCGATTCTATCGACGTCGCTATAGCGCATCTTCATCACGCGGCCCACGTCGCGAATCACGGCGCGCGCCGCCATGGTGCCGAACGTGATGATTTGTGTGACGTTTGCTTCGCCGTATTTTTCGCGCACGTACGCGATCATCTCCTCGCGGCGTTCATAACAAAAATCAATGTCGATGTCGGGCATCGTCACGCGCTCGGGATTCAAAAAGCGCTCAAAGATCAAATTGTATTTGATTGGATCGATGTTGGTGATGCCGATGCAATAACTCACCAAACTGCCGGCCGCTGAGCCGCGCCCGGGTCCAACCGGAATGCCCTTGGCGCGCGCGACACGCGTGAAATCTTGCACGATGAGAAAATAGCCGGCGTAGCGTGTTTGTTTGATCACGGCCAGCTCGTGCCTCAAGCGCGCTTCCAGTTCTGGTGTTATCTCTTTATAGCGCTGGCGCAAGCCTTCGTAGGCGAGCATCTCAAGATATTCATCAAGCGATTTTTGTTTATGCTCTTCCGGCAAGGCGAATGAAGGCAAATGCACCTTATCAAAATCCAGCTTGAGATCGCATTTCTTGGCGATTTCTTCCGTGATGTTCAGCGCTTCCTCTTGATGGGGAAACGTGGCTTTCATCTCGTCAGGGGATTTGAAATAGATCTCGTCGGTAGTGTAGCGCAAGCGATTGGGATCGTCGCGATCCTTGCCGGTTTGCAGGCAAATCAGCACGTCATGCGGCTGCGAATGCTCGCGCTTGAGGTAATGCGTGTCATTGGTGATCACCAGCGGAATGCTCAACTCGCGGCTCAACTCAGTGACTTTCTCGCGCACCTCATCTTCTTCGGGAATGCCGTGTTTGTGGATTTCGAGATAATAATCGTCGCCGAACAGCTCGCGATAGTCCAATGCAATTTGTTTGGCGCCTTCATAATTATTCGAAAGCAAAGCTTGCGCCACCTCCCCTTTCAAGCAGGCAGAGAGCACGATAATGCCTTCGTGATATTTTTGCAGGACTTCACGATCGATGCGCGGTCGATAGTAAAAGCCTTCGAGATATCCGATCGAAACCAAACGCATGATGTTTTGATAGCCCTGAAAATTTTTGGCGAGCAGAACGAGATGGAAGGATGTGTCGGCCATGCCCCCTTTTTGCGCAACCTTTTCTTTGCGGCTGCGCGGCGCGATGTAAGCTTCGACGCCGATCACCGGCTTGATATCGGCCTTTTTGCAGGCTTTGTAGAATTCCACAGCCCCGCACATGTTGCCATGATCGGTGAGAGCCAATGCCGGCATGTGATAACGCTTGGCCGCATTCACCAAATCTTTGATGCGGCACGCGCCATCGAGCAAGCTGTAATGCGAATGATTGTGGAGATGAACGAATCCAGACATGATTGCAGAGGTGTAAATGATGAGATTGAGAAGTTTGATCAAACCGACGGCGAAAGTAGAAAACTAATGGGGCAATTGCAACAGGATTTCGAGCCAAATCAGTTTCTTTTATTGCGGCAAACAAAAAAAGCCAGAGCACAATGCCCTGGCTTTTCTTTGTCAAAGTCAGTTAAACTCAAGCGCCAAGTTGCTTCAGATACTTTACCGCTTTCTTGGCTGAGTTGGAGTTGCTGGCAAAAGTCATCAACGCATTCAGCTCCGAGCGCGCCAGTTCGGTTTCGCCGGCTTTCATGTAGGCGATGCCGATCATCAATTGCGCGTCGTTGGATTTGTTGTTGCCGCCCAGGGCCAGCACTTTCTGGAACTCGGCGATGGCTTGATAGTAATTGCCTTGCGCGAAGTAAGCTTCGCCGATCCAATATTGGCAGTTGTCAATCAGTTGCGAGCTGCCGCCG is drawn from Cytophagia bacterium CHB2 and contains these coding sequences:
- a CDS encoding DNA polymerase III subunit alpha — encoded protein: MSGFVHLHNHSHYSLLDGACRIKDLVNAAKRYHMPALALTDHGNMCGAVEFYKACKKADIKPVIGVEAYIAPRSRKEKVAQKGGMADTSFHLVLLAKNFQGYQNIMRLVSIGYLEGFYYRPRIDREVLQKYHEGIIVLSACLKGEVAQALLSNNYEGAKQIALDYRELFGDDYYLEIHKHGIPEEDEVREKVTELSRELSIPLVITNDTHYLKREHSQPHDVLICLQTGKDRDDPNRLRYTTDEIYFKSPDEMKATFPHQEEALNITEEIAKKCDLKLDFDKVHLPSFALPEEHKQKSLDEYLEMLAYEGLRQRYKEITPELEARLRHELAVIKQTRYAGYFLIVQDFTRVARAKGIPVGPGRGSAAGSLVSYCIGITNIDPIKYNLIFERFLNPERVTMPDIDIDFCYERREEMIAYVREKYGEANVTQIITFGTMAARAVIRDVGRVMKMRYSDVDRIAKMIPATIGITLDKALESVNELRDLIEGDQTNKQLVDYAKVLEGLARHASTHAAGVVITPDELTNYTPLYKSNTGDITTQYDMKALETIGVLKMDFLGLRTLTVIDKTLKMLQQRGIDLDIDNLPLDDAATYAIFGNGETISLFQFESSGMREYLKKLKPQCLDDLIAMNSLYRPGPMDMIDDFIARKQGTKPIEYLHPLLEPVLKETYGIIVYQEQVMRIASDLAGFTLGGADLLRRAMGKKIVELMQQQRKLFVEGAAARGISEKIANQIFDLMDKFAGYGFNKSHAAGYSLVAYQTAYLTAHYPAEYMAATLTSEMSNTSRIVTLIDECRRMGVTVLPPDVNESLAEFVVVDQKIRYGLGAVKNVGLGAIESIIAARQKGGRFTSIFDFCSRVDLRVVNKKVLESLVQAGAFDTISPNRNQLLLGLDAATSFAQREQDDRFRGQVSIFDDAPAEMEMSPSLPEVPDWPPDERLKREKEFLGLYLSGHPLDRFAVEVNLFSKQRLQDLEGMRDGVQVMVCGMVTNVKTILDRKGNQMAFVTLEDYAGSTEAIVFSDALSLHRDLLQVDNAVVIVGRTSSRDEEEPAKIMVEKVLSIDEAWQTIPKKVLLDMPIDKLNDMLVQRLSQTLRIHQGVCSLYFRVSGKDLPIYDFQSRSLKVRPNAEFVKFVRENIGPEAVKFEIAVPSENTQNPRKRAAMG
- a CDS encoding SRPBCC family protein, with the translated sequence MTILSISQILAQPRMRLWHIVSTFDNTPRWVESVTSVQHMRGNPRGVGGIWRAQLNPEEHTQNVEFEITEWLEGERFSLRPVQRSGVLHGIELFQLVFDLGEQSPAEARIGLQCEYEPRSKFGRIKNLAFLRRQYIASLHDIIDSLNRLSNSEFARSDF
- a CDS encoding glycosyltransferase family 2 protein; this encodes MSLVSDIMAVIPAYNPGDTIVRVVHDVSRYIQNDQILVVDDGSTDGLAQRLKQTGVRVISHPHNRGKGAALRTAFEYIKNQTSACAAVALDADGQHDPYEIPRFLQAFRERQTDLIIGYRAFDPRVMPLPRIASNRITSALLSFKLGQNIKDSQCGFRLYSRRLINVVELDTAGYETESEILIKACQGGLRLEFVPVSTVYAGEKSHIRGLRDIRRFVKLYFRN